In Cololabis saira isolate AMF1-May2022 chromosome 10, fColSai1.1, whole genome shotgun sequence, a single window of DNA contains:
- the LOC133452544 gene encoding uncharacterized protein LOC133452544 isoform X2, translating into MEACMMKPEVKKKPKPPKPPPKPVEVKIKESERPEKPTPVMSYQHTDATNGKMKQQNTCVKLSETPRVPPRSTEKSSRETEQPEAAVDEAESNKNNQSVLTGTFQLSKKEEKLPTFTSYVAHTFDEEEKTDDIPAKQGSSDPSTDPGAEETRAEKEQSAEKNKQEKNAEAKQDKVGLLTGMFWKTPKDRSRPPAPMVSKINGGPEDAEEEQKKSEQTHAKGNVNKKSDTPVDEPLTQDNLSAHSELSASNDSLSEHKESRGIFSGMFRRSPKPADSAQIDQFPQANLSGSNDSLSETNSKQEKGFFSGILRKSPKINEEGSHKQDKESVQTEASVSDENQSENSKTKEKGNIFNDIFKKSPNPSEGPQLEESAEPLRGDLSASADNLLEKKEKGGLFGLLRKTPKTTSEENLLTRTEMSESRDSLSETSSSKEKRLQSNELSGSSEGLAENNKKEKGGLFNGIFKKPPKPAEAAQTEEDVFSDTKSPGGNENEKGGGLFGVKLRKTPKGSGEKTETQDREAQSEPSASSEDLSENIPTKEKNIFSNMFKKQQKPAEGTTAEMESEENTEKELLGSSENLVDTTGPKEKKGGLAALFKRSPSIENLLEEGNSGGLASIFKKSPKPAPRTTTSQHPLSDSNQLSDSSDSLTEAGKEDVSAQDELSGSNDNLSETSSHTKEKKVGFSAMFKRTPKTLEPQDGEGEDSEVPEGGRLRRRRTIKKKRRVVSFRVKKTLPRIPKLNSSSQSSVEMPIIEETLELQDMTAGQDQESEVEVQPVEMAAYPTEENPVQTEQEKDELMEWWNTVKGWKEWNENSNFQEEDEQMAMEQAADRVYMAARLFVHLFNQRGASLQHHILELLAVADAADEFHKKTVSAAVGGGVASVAGSVATITGLILAPFTFGASIIVTAVGIGVATAGSITSATANITDTVHSNMGRKKVEKMIQGYQEEIKDIRECLEFVQEGMDTLQEWDFEKFSESAAKKAMNHNIKHVMKEGGRAGKALMINTDKLISTVQVLGVAGGAAKAAQAISVTTGVMSALFLALDVFFLAKDSHELRKGAKTKFATKIRDVCKDLQAGLLELNKVKTQLQKTMDGIEVEEYEEIEEVEVEVEDDFESDPKKLAELEQELDLMEEKLDKKDELGQKKSKEPERENVKLRTEKKEELEEKKDKEEETENNSKKEKNKVKNEGDRKSESKLAKTPNKEKDQVNETTGKCDKEVLKEESQKGSKKDKETENQITAEKEKKLQGKQKKAKDDSATKKTDGKDKERNNSEKEQKEAENKVGDLKRDDVSSKMEKRSEGRRSIRDSEEAMKPERKKEKEVDSRSTRRHSSKSGRDGDEGGRHEMRERGKERESHHKDGENHRLESWSRKGEERGVKDCRAETAKSKEEKRENKETDHVHAGRRKEPHRDHELETGSSQKESNRSHYRSGHDEHGEREAEKRGSRVESARRKFERPGGEEVEEEGRGKNREGGEGKRRGSDRDGEQEHSRRGSRLQGSLRGGLNI; encoded by the exons ATGGAGGCCTGTATGATGAAGCCAGAGGTCAAAAAGAAGCCAAAACCG CCCAAACCTCCCCCAAAGCCTGTAGAG GTAAAAATAAAGGAGTCAGAGAGACCTGAGAAGCCAACTCCTGTTATGTCCTATCAACACACAGATGCT ACAAATGGAAAAATGAAGCAACAAAACACATGTGTGAAACTGTCTGAAACCCCTCGTGTTCCACCCAGATCCACAGAAAAG AGCTCCAGAGAAACTGAGCAGCCAGAAGCTGCAGTGGATGAAGCCGAGTCCAATAAG AATAATCAGTCAGTCCTGACTGGAACGTTTCAGCTGagcaaaaaagaagagaaattaCCAACGTTCACA AGTTACGTGGCCCACACCTTTGACGAAGAGGAAAAGACTGACGACATCCCAGCCAAACAG GGTAGCAGTGATCCGAGTACAGATCCCGGTGCAGAGGAAACCAGAGCAGAAAAGGAACAATctgctgaaaaaaacaaacaagaaaagaatgCAGAAGCCAAACAG GACAAAGTGGGTCTGCTTACTGGAATGTTTTGGAAAACTCCCAAAGACAGATCACGTCCTCCTGCACCAATG GTCAGTAAAATAAACGGTGGTCCTGAAGATGCAGAAGAAGAGCAGAAAAAATCTGAACAAACCCAT GCAAAAGGAAACGTCAACAAAAAGTCTGACACACCAGTGGATGAGCCATTGACACAG GACAACCTGAGTGCTCACAGTGAGCTGTCTGCCAGCAACGACAGTCTGTCTGAGCACAAG GAAAGCAGAGGAATATTCAGTGGTATGTTCAGGAGGTCGCCAAAGCCAGCAGATTCTGCTCAAATTGATCAG TTTCCACAAGCCAATCTGTCTGGCAGTAATGACAGTCTGTCTGAGACTAAttcaaag CAGGAAAAGGGTTTTTTCAGTGGGATCCTCCGCAAATCACCAAAGATTAATGAAGAGGGGTCACATAAGCAG GATAAAGAATCTGTGCAGACTGAGGCTTCTGTCAGTGATGAAAATCAGTCAGAGAACAGCAAGACAAAA GAAAAAGGGAATATTTTCAATGACATTTTTAAGAAATCTCCAAATCCATCTGAAGGCCCCCAGCTGGAAGAG AGTGCAGAGCCGCTGCGTGGAGATCTTTCTGCCAGCGCTGACAACCTGTTGGAGAAAAAG GAGAAAGGTGGTTTGTTTGGACTCCTCAGAAAGACCCCGAAAACAACCTCAGAG gaGAATCTGTTGACGCGCACAGAGATGTCAGAAAGCAGGGACAGTCTGTCTGAGACCTCCAGTTCAAAG GAGAAAAGGTTACAAAGCAATGAGCTGTCAGGCAGCAGTGAAGGTCTGGCTGAGAACAACAAGAAG GAAAAAGGAGGATTATTTAATGGGATATTCAAAAAGCCTCCAAAACCTGCTGAAGCTGCTCAAACCGAGGAG GACGTGTTTTCTGACACCAAATCCCCTGGCGGTAATGAAAAT GAGAAAGGTGGAGGTTTGTTTGGTGTTAAGCTCAGAAAAACTCCAAAAGGATCAGGAGAAAAgactgaaacacag GATAGAGAAGCTCAGAGCGAGCCGTCAGCCAGCAGTGAAGATCTGTCTGAGAACATCCCCACCAAG GAGAAAAACATTTTCAGCAACATGTTTAAAAAGCAACAGAAACCAGCAGAGGGCACCACAGCAGAGATG GAGTCAGAGGAAAATACTGAAAAAGAGTTACTTGGCAGCAGTGAGAATCTGGTGGACACGACTGGTCCAAAG gAGAAAAAGGGAGGTCTGGCTGCACTATTCAAAAGATCACCGAGCATTGAAAACCTGTTGGAAGAG GGGAACTCTGGAGGACTTGCAAGCATCTTTAAAAAGTCGCCTAAACCAGCTCCACGCACCACCACCAGTCAG catCCCCTCAGTGACTCAAACCAACTGTCGGATAGCTCGGACAGCCTCACAGAAGCTGGAAAG GAGGATGTCTCAGCACAGGATGAATTGTCAGGGAGCAACGATAATCTTTCTGAAACCTCAAGTCACACAAAG gAGAAGAAAGTTGGTTTCTCTGCGATGTTCAAGCGGACGCCAAAAACTTTGGAGCCGCAG GACGGTGAAGGTGAGGACAGTGAGGTGCCAGAGGGAGGCAGACTGAGACGCAGAAGAACCATTAAGAAGAAAAGACGA GTTGTGTCCTTCAGAGTCAAGAAAACTCTTCCCAGAATTCCCAAACTCAATTCATCCTCACag AGTTCAGTAGAGATGCCCATCATAGAGGAGACTCTTGAGCTGCAAGACATGACTGCAGGCCAG GACCAGGAGAGTGAGGTGGAGGTCCAGCCTGTGGAGATGGCAGCTTACCCAACCGAAGAAAACCCCGTTCAAACGGAGCAG GAGAAAGATGAGCTGATGGAGTGGTGGAACACAGTGAAAG GTTGGAAAGAGTGGAATGAAAACTCGAATTTCCAGGAGGAGGATGAGCAAAT GGCGATGGAGCAGGCAGCCGATCGAGTCTACATGGCAGCCCGGCTTTTTGTGCATCTTTTCAACCAGCGGGGGGCGTCCTTGCAGCACCATATCCTGGAGCTTTTGGCGGTGGCCGACGCCGCGGATGAATTCCACAAGAAGACGGTGTCGGCCGCCGTGGGAGGAGGCGTAGCCAGCGTTGCAGGCAGCGTTGCTACCATCACCGGACTCATTCTGGCACCTTTCACTTTTGGAGCCTCCATCATCGTCACGGCGGTGGGGATCGGTGTGGCGACGGCTGGCAGCATCACGTCAGCGACGGCTAACATCACAGACACGGTCCACTCCAACATGGGTCGCAAGAAGGTGGAGAAGATGATCCAGGGCTACCAGGAAGAGATCAAAGACATCAGAGAGTGTTTGGAGTTTGTGCAG GAAGGTATGGACACCCTGCAGGAGTGGGATTTCGAAAAATTTTCTGAAAGTGCTGCTAAAAAAGCTATGAACCACAACATCAAACACGTGATGAAGGAAGGAGGCCGCGCTGGTAAAGCCCTCATGATCAACACGGACAAGCTCATCAGCACCGTGCAGGTTTTGGGCGTCGCAGGTGGCGCCGCCAAAGCAGCCCAGGCTATCAGTGTCACCACAGGCGTCATGTCTGCCCTCTTTTTGGCTCTGGATGTTTTCTTCCTCGCCAAAGACTCCCATGAGCTTCGCAAGGGTGCCAAAACCAAGTTTGCTACCAAAATTAGAGACGTGTGTAAAGACCTTCAAGCTGGCCTCCTGGAACTAAACAAGGTGAAGACGCAGCTGCAGAAGACCATGGATGGTATCGAAGTGGAGGAGTACGAGGAAAtagaggaggtggaggtggaggttgaAGATGACTTTGAATCTGACCCAAAGAAGCTGGCTGAgttggagcaggagctggaccTCATGGAGGAGAAACTGGACAAGAAAGATGAGCTAGGGCAGAAGAAGAGTAAAGAGCCAGAAAGAGAAAATGTAAAACTTAGAactgagaaaaaagaggagctagaggaaaagaaggacaaggaggaggagactgaaaataattcaaagaaagagaaaaataaggTAAAGAatgaaggagacaggaagtcTGAGTCCAAATTAGCGAAGACTCCTAACAAGGAAAAGGATCAGGTAAATGAAACCACGGGCAAATGTGACAAAGAGGTTCTGAAAGAAGAGTCTCAGAAAGGAAGCAAGAAGGATAAAGAAACAGAGAACCAAATAAcagctgaaaaagaaaagaaacttcaGGGCAAGCAAAAGAAGGCTAAAGATGATAGTGCTACAAAGAAAACAGACGGAAAGGACAAAGAGAGAAATAATagtgaaaaagaacaaaaagaagcTGAGAACAAAGTAGGTGATTTAAAACGAGATGATGTGAGTTCAAAGATGGAAAAAAGGAGTGAGGGAAGAAGGAGCATCAGGGACAGTGAAGAAGCAATGAAgccagagaggaaaaaagagaaagaggtgGACAGCAGGAGTACAAGGCGGCACAGTAGCAAGAGTGGCCGAGATGGAGACGAGGGTGGTAGACacgaaatgagagagagaggcaAGGAGAGAGAAAGCCATCACAAAGATGGAGAGAACCACAGGTTGGAGAGTTGGAgtagaaaaggagaagagaggggAGTAAAAGACTGCAGAGCAGAGACGGCAAAGAgtaaagaagagaaaagggaaAACAAGGAGACGGATCATGTACAtgcaggaaggaggaaagagccACACAGAGATCATGAACTGGAGACGGGGAGTAGTCAGAAGGAATCGAACAGGAGTCACTACAGGAGTGGACATGATGAGCACGGAGAGAGGGAGGCCGAGAAACGAGGGAGCAGAGTGGAGAGCGCCAGGAGAAAGTTTGAGAGACCAGGAGGTGaggaggtagaggaagagggGAGGGGGAAGAATAGAGAAGGTGGAGAGGGTAAGAGGAGAGGAAGTGACAGAGACGGAGAGCAGGAACACAGCCGGCGAGGATCTCGACTTCAAGGATCTCTACGAGGAGGACTGAATATTTAA
- the LOC133452544 gene encoding uncharacterized protein LOC133452544 isoform X1, which produces MEACMMKPEVKKKPKPPKPPPKPVEVKIKESERPEKPTPVMSYQHTDATNGKMKQQNTCVKLSETPRVPPRSTEKSSRETEQPEAAVDEAESNKNNQSVLTGTFQLSKKEEKLPTFTSYVAHTFDEEEKTDDIPAKQGILKGVMKGLHLKSSPKGSSDPSTDPGAEETRAEKEQSAEKNKQEKNAEAKQDKVGLLTGMFWKTPKDRSRPPAPMVSKINGGPEDAEEEQKKSEQTHAKGNVNKKSDTPVDEPLTQDNLSAHSELSASNDSLSEHKESRGIFSGMFRRSPKPADSAQIDQFPQANLSGSNDSLSETNSKQEKGFFSGILRKSPKINEEGSHKQDKESVQTEASVSDENQSENSKTKEKGNIFNDIFKKSPNPSEGPQLEESAEPLRGDLSASADNLLEKKEKGGLFGLLRKTPKTTSEENLLTRTEMSESRDSLSETSSSKEKRLQSNELSGSSEGLAENNKKEKGGLFNGIFKKPPKPAEAAQTEEDVFSDTKSPGGNENEKGGGLFGVKLRKTPKGSGEKTETQDREAQSEPSASSEDLSENIPTKEKNIFSNMFKKQQKPAEGTTAEMESEENTEKELLGSSENLVDTTGPKEKKGGLAALFKRSPSIENLLEEGNSGGLASIFKKSPKPAPRTTTSQHPLSDSNQLSDSSDSLTEAGKEDVSAQDELSGSNDNLSETSSHTKEKKVGFSAMFKRTPKTLEPQDGEGEDSEVPEGGRLRRRRTIKKKRRVVSFRVKKTLPRIPKLNSSSQSSVEMPIIEETLELQDMTAGQDQESEVEVQPVEMAAYPTEENPVQTEQEKDELMEWWNTVKGWKEWNENSNFQEEDEQMAMEQAADRVYMAARLFVHLFNQRGASLQHHILELLAVADAADEFHKKTVSAAVGGGVASVAGSVATITGLILAPFTFGASIIVTAVGIGVATAGSITSATANITDTVHSNMGRKKVEKMIQGYQEEIKDIRECLEFVQEGMDTLQEWDFEKFSESAAKKAMNHNIKHVMKEGGRAGKALMINTDKLISTVQVLGVAGGAAKAAQAISVTTGVMSALFLALDVFFLAKDSHELRKGAKTKFATKIRDVCKDLQAGLLELNKVKTQLQKTMDGIEVEEYEEIEEVEVEVEDDFESDPKKLAELEQELDLMEEKLDKKDELGQKKSKEPERENVKLRTEKKEELEEKKDKEEETENNSKKEKNKVKNEGDRKSESKLAKTPNKEKDQVNETTGKCDKEVLKEESQKGSKKDKETENQITAEKEKKLQGKQKKAKDDSATKKTDGKDKERNNSEKEQKEAENKVGDLKRDDVSSKMEKRSEGRRSIRDSEEAMKPERKKEKEVDSRSTRRHSSKSGRDGDEGGRHEMRERGKERESHHKDGENHRLESWSRKGEERGVKDCRAETAKSKEEKRENKETDHVHAGRRKEPHRDHELETGSSQKESNRSHYRSGHDEHGEREAEKRGSRVESARRKFERPGGEEVEEEGRGKNREGGEGKRRGSDRDGEQEHSRRGSRLQGSLRGGLNI; this is translated from the exons ATGGAGGCCTGTATGATGAAGCCAGAGGTCAAAAAGAAGCCAAAACCG CCCAAACCTCCCCCAAAGCCTGTAGAG GTAAAAATAAAGGAGTCAGAGAGACCTGAGAAGCCAACTCCTGTTATGTCCTATCAACACACAGATGCT ACAAATGGAAAAATGAAGCAACAAAACACATGTGTGAAACTGTCTGAAACCCCTCGTGTTCCACCCAGATCCACAGAAAAG AGCTCCAGAGAAACTGAGCAGCCAGAAGCTGCAGTGGATGAAGCCGAGTCCAATAAG AATAATCAGTCAGTCCTGACTGGAACGTTTCAGCTGagcaaaaaagaagagaaattaCCAACGTTCACA AGTTACGTGGCCCACACCTTTGACGAAGAGGAAAAGACTGACGACATCCCAGCCAAACAG GGCATTCTGAAAGGAGTAATGAAAGGGTTGCATTTAAAGTCCTCCCCAAAG GGTAGCAGTGATCCGAGTACAGATCCCGGTGCAGAGGAAACCAGAGCAGAAAAGGAACAATctgctgaaaaaaacaaacaagaaaagaatgCAGAAGCCAAACAG GACAAAGTGGGTCTGCTTACTGGAATGTTTTGGAAAACTCCCAAAGACAGATCACGTCCTCCTGCACCAATG GTCAGTAAAATAAACGGTGGTCCTGAAGATGCAGAAGAAGAGCAGAAAAAATCTGAACAAACCCAT GCAAAAGGAAACGTCAACAAAAAGTCTGACACACCAGTGGATGAGCCATTGACACAG GACAACCTGAGTGCTCACAGTGAGCTGTCTGCCAGCAACGACAGTCTGTCTGAGCACAAG GAAAGCAGAGGAATATTCAGTGGTATGTTCAGGAGGTCGCCAAAGCCAGCAGATTCTGCTCAAATTGATCAG TTTCCACAAGCCAATCTGTCTGGCAGTAATGACAGTCTGTCTGAGACTAAttcaaag CAGGAAAAGGGTTTTTTCAGTGGGATCCTCCGCAAATCACCAAAGATTAATGAAGAGGGGTCACATAAGCAG GATAAAGAATCTGTGCAGACTGAGGCTTCTGTCAGTGATGAAAATCAGTCAGAGAACAGCAAGACAAAA GAAAAAGGGAATATTTTCAATGACATTTTTAAGAAATCTCCAAATCCATCTGAAGGCCCCCAGCTGGAAGAG AGTGCAGAGCCGCTGCGTGGAGATCTTTCTGCCAGCGCTGACAACCTGTTGGAGAAAAAG GAGAAAGGTGGTTTGTTTGGACTCCTCAGAAAGACCCCGAAAACAACCTCAGAG gaGAATCTGTTGACGCGCACAGAGATGTCAGAAAGCAGGGACAGTCTGTCTGAGACCTCCAGTTCAAAG GAGAAAAGGTTACAAAGCAATGAGCTGTCAGGCAGCAGTGAAGGTCTGGCTGAGAACAACAAGAAG GAAAAAGGAGGATTATTTAATGGGATATTCAAAAAGCCTCCAAAACCTGCTGAAGCTGCTCAAACCGAGGAG GACGTGTTTTCTGACACCAAATCCCCTGGCGGTAATGAAAAT GAGAAAGGTGGAGGTTTGTTTGGTGTTAAGCTCAGAAAAACTCCAAAAGGATCAGGAGAAAAgactgaaacacag GATAGAGAAGCTCAGAGCGAGCCGTCAGCCAGCAGTGAAGATCTGTCTGAGAACATCCCCACCAAG GAGAAAAACATTTTCAGCAACATGTTTAAAAAGCAACAGAAACCAGCAGAGGGCACCACAGCAGAGATG GAGTCAGAGGAAAATACTGAAAAAGAGTTACTTGGCAGCAGTGAGAATCTGGTGGACACGACTGGTCCAAAG gAGAAAAAGGGAGGTCTGGCTGCACTATTCAAAAGATCACCGAGCATTGAAAACCTGTTGGAAGAG GGGAACTCTGGAGGACTTGCAAGCATCTTTAAAAAGTCGCCTAAACCAGCTCCACGCACCACCACCAGTCAG catCCCCTCAGTGACTCAAACCAACTGTCGGATAGCTCGGACAGCCTCACAGAAGCTGGAAAG GAGGATGTCTCAGCACAGGATGAATTGTCAGGGAGCAACGATAATCTTTCTGAAACCTCAAGTCACACAAAG gAGAAGAAAGTTGGTTTCTCTGCGATGTTCAAGCGGACGCCAAAAACTTTGGAGCCGCAG GACGGTGAAGGTGAGGACAGTGAGGTGCCAGAGGGAGGCAGACTGAGACGCAGAAGAACCATTAAGAAGAAAAGACGA GTTGTGTCCTTCAGAGTCAAGAAAACTCTTCCCAGAATTCCCAAACTCAATTCATCCTCACag AGTTCAGTAGAGATGCCCATCATAGAGGAGACTCTTGAGCTGCAAGACATGACTGCAGGCCAG GACCAGGAGAGTGAGGTGGAGGTCCAGCCTGTGGAGATGGCAGCTTACCCAACCGAAGAAAACCCCGTTCAAACGGAGCAG GAGAAAGATGAGCTGATGGAGTGGTGGAACACAGTGAAAG GTTGGAAAGAGTGGAATGAAAACTCGAATTTCCAGGAGGAGGATGAGCAAAT GGCGATGGAGCAGGCAGCCGATCGAGTCTACATGGCAGCCCGGCTTTTTGTGCATCTTTTCAACCAGCGGGGGGCGTCCTTGCAGCACCATATCCTGGAGCTTTTGGCGGTGGCCGACGCCGCGGATGAATTCCACAAGAAGACGGTGTCGGCCGCCGTGGGAGGAGGCGTAGCCAGCGTTGCAGGCAGCGTTGCTACCATCACCGGACTCATTCTGGCACCTTTCACTTTTGGAGCCTCCATCATCGTCACGGCGGTGGGGATCGGTGTGGCGACGGCTGGCAGCATCACGTCAGCGACGGCTAACATCACAGACACGGTCCACTCCAACATGGGTCGCAAGAAGGTGGAGAAGATGATCCAGGGCTACCAGGAAGAGATCAAAGACATCAGAGAGTGTTTGGAGTTTGTGCAG GAAGGTATGGACACCCTGCAGGAGTGGGATTTCGAAAAATTTTCTGAAAGTGCTGCTAAAAAAGCTATGAACCACAACATCAAACACGTGATGAAGGAAGGAGGCCGCGCTGGTAAAGCCCTCATGATCAACACGGACAAGCTCATCAGCACCGTGCAGGTTTTGGGCGTCGCAGGTGGCGCCGCCAAAGCAGCCCAGGCTATCAGTGTCACCACAGGCGTCATGTCTGCCCTCTTTTTGGCTCTGGATGTTTTCTTCCTCGCCAAAGACTCCCATGAGCTTCGCAAGGGTGCCAAAACCAAGTTTGCTACCAAAATTAGAGACGTGTGTAAAGACCTTCAAGCTGGCCTCCTGGAACTAAACAAGGTGAAGACGCAGCTGCAGAAGACCATGGATGGTATCGAAGTGGAGGAGTACGAGGAAAtagaggaggtggaggtggaggttgaAGATGACTTTGAATCTGACCCAAAGAAGCTGGCTGAgttggagcaggagctggaccTCATGGAGGAGAAACTGGACAAGAAAGATGAGCTAGGGCAGAAGAAGAGTAAAGAGCCAGAAAGAGAAAATGTAAAACTTAGAactgagaaaaaagaggagctagaggaaaagaaggacaaggaggaggagactgaaaataattcaaagaaagagaaaaataaggTAAAGAatgaaggagacaggaagtcTGAGTCCAAATTAGCGAAGACTCCTAACAAGGAAAAGGATCAGGTAAATGAAACCACGGGCAAATGTGACAAAGAGGTTCTGAAAGAAGAGTCTCAGAAAGGAAGCAAGAAGGATAAAGAAACAGAGAACCAAATAAcagctgaaaaagaaaagaaacttcaGGGCAAGCAAAAGAAGGCTAAAGATGATAGTGCTACAAAGAAAACAGACGGAAAGGACAAAGAGAGAAATAATagtgaaaaagaacaaaaagaagcTGAGAACAAAGTAGGTGATTTAAAACGAGATGATGTGAGTTCAAAGATGGAAAAAAGGAGTGAGGGAAGAAGGAGCATCAGGGACAGTGAAGAAGCAATGAAgccagagaggaaaaaagagaaagaggtgGACAGCAGGAGTACAAGGCGGCACAGTAGCAAGAGTGGCCGAGATGGAGACGAGGGTGGTAGACacgaaatgagagagagaggcaAGGAGAGAGAAAGCCATCACAAAGATGGAGAGAACCACAGGTTGGAGAGTTGGAgtagaaaaggagaagagaggggAGTAAAAGACTGCAGAGCAGAGACGGCAAAGAgtaaagaagagaaaagggaaAACAAGGAGACGGATCATGTACAtgcaggaaggaggaaagagccACACAGAGATCATGAACTGGAGACGGGGAGTAGTCAGAAGGAATCGAACAGGAGTCACTACAGGAGTGGACATGATGAGCACGGAGAGAGGGAGGCCGAGAAACGAGGGAGCAGAGTGGAGAGCGCCAGGAGAAAGTTTGAGAGACCAGGAGGTGaggaggtagaggaagagggGAGGGGGAAGAATAGAGAAGGTGGAGAGGGTAAGAGGAGAGGAAGTGACAGAGACGGAGAGCAGGAACACAGCCGGCGAGGATCTCGACTTCAAGGATCTCTACGAGGAGGACTGAATATTTAA